A region from the Leptospirillum ferriphilum ML-04 genome encodes:
- the lgt gene encoding prolipoprotein diacylglyceryl transferase codes for MIPYPDFNPVLLKMGPLKVRWYGLMYVVAFFVAYFLLKAEVRKKAFPLDKDGVYDLLSYAALGVILGGRLGYVLVYNLSYYLSHPLDILAVWKGGMSFHGGFLGVIVAGWLFCRRRHLPFLRLADLAVLPVPIGLFMGRMGNFINGELFGRATDVPWCMEFPMGGPICRHPSQLYEASMEGILLFSILFFLSRKTLPEGVLFGTFIGLYGLFRTIGELFRQPDPQLGFLFGPVTMGQVLSVPMILIGAAIVFTRFRVSRSPVENGHLPPSSR; via the coding sequence ATGATCCCTTATCCCGATTTCAATCCTGTCCTTTTGAAAATGGGACCACTGAAAGTCCGATGGTACGGTCTGATGTACGTCGTCGCTTTTTTTGTGGCCTATTTTCTTTTGAAGGCGGAAGTCCGGAAAAAAGCTTTTCCGCTCGACAAGGACGGCGTGTATGATCTCCTGAGCTATGCGGCGTTGGGTGTCATTCTGGGCGGACGCCTCGGCTATGTCCTGGTCTACAACCTTTCCTACTACCTCTCCCATCCGCTGGACATTCTGGCCGTCTGGAAGGGCGGGATGTCCTTTCACGGAGGCTTTCTCGGGGTCATTGTGGCGGGGTGGCTCTTCTGCCGGCGACGTCATCTTCCTTTTCTCCGACTGGCCGACCTGGCGGTCCTTCCGGTCCCGATCGGCCTTTTCATGGGACGCATGGGAAATTTCATCAACGGAGAACTGTTCGGTCGGGCGACGGACGTTCCATGGTGCATGGAATTTCCGATGGGGGGCCCTATCTGCCGCCATCCGTCTCAACTCTATGAAGCCTCCATGGAAGGGATCCTTCTTTTTTCCATTCTGTTTTTCCTTTCCCGGAAGACGTTGCCCGAAGGAGTTCTTTTTGGAACGTTCATCGGTCTTTATGGCCTCTTCCGAACAATCGGAGAGCTCTTTCGTCAGCCGGATCCCCAGCTCGGGTTTCTTTTTGGCCCTGTCACAATGGGGCAGGTTCTGTCGGTCCCAATGATTCTGATCGGTGCGGCCATCGTTTTCACGCGATTCCGGGTATCACGCTCCCCTGTCGAAAACGGCCACCTTCCTCCTTCGTCCAGGTAG
- a CDS encoding TraR/DksA family transcriptional regulator: MVKGEERNQRLREILLSKQSEVERDIRQHLARQIGPENEHRLDSALDQGDLSSIDMGEGVDLALLEMRNKTRKAIHQALQRLGEGTYGYCEECGGEIEEKRLKVMPFAQLCIVCQRKKEELEKIEKEESIRDADSA; encoded by the coding sequence ATGGTAAAAGGCGAAGAGCGCAACCAGCGGCTGAGAGAGATTCTCCTATCAAAACAATCGGAAGTCGAGAGGGATATCCGACAACATCTCGCCCGTCAGATCGGCCCAGAAAATGAACACCGGCTGGATTCAGCCCTGGACCAGGGTGACCTGTCCTCCATCGACATGGGAGAGGGTGTCGACCTGGCCCTCCTGGAAATGCGCAACAAAACGCGGAAAGCCATTCATCAGGCACTTCAGCGCCTTGGAGAAGGGACATATGGCTACTGCGAGGAGTGCGGTGGAGAAATTGAGGAAAAGCGCCTGAAAGTCATGCCTTTCGCTCAACTTTGCATCGTCTGTCAGCGCAAAAAAGAAGAACTGGAAAAAATCGAAAAGGAGGAAAGCATCCGGGATGCCGATTCTGCCTGA
- a CDS encoding endonuclease III domain-containing protein: MPEGSLVDDQKILRLLRRVDRFLQKKNVPEPAAEQMTGKMVPYDVLIMTILSLRTKDSVTIPASQRLFEKAPDLPSLSQMKISDIESLIFPVGFYRTKAKTIKTIAERVLTEFGGKIPDTLEGLLSLPGVGLKTANLVLTVGFEKEGFCVDIHVHRILNRWGVIQTHSPDETYHIVEPVLPRKWKRRANALLVAFGQHFCRPVSPFCSVCPLLPDCNRIEVDKHR, from the coding sequence TTGCCGGAAGGTTCTCTTGTCGATGACCAGAAGATCCTGCGCTTGTTGCGTCGTGTTGACCGCTTTCTGCAAAAAAAGAATGTTCCCGAACCGGCCGCGGAACAGATGACAGGAAAAATGGTTCCTTACGACGTTCTCATCATGACGATTCTCTCGCTTCGAACGAAAGACTCCGTCACAATTCCCGCTTCTCAGAGGCTTTTTGAAAAGGCTCCGGATCTTCCTTCCTTGTCGCAAATGAAAATCTCCGACATAGAAAGCCTGATATTTCCGGTCGGATTCTACAGGACCAAGGCTAAAACAATCAAGACAATTGCGGAAAGAGTTTTGACAGAGTTTGGCGGCAAGATTCCTGATACCCTTGAGGGGTTGCTTTCCCTTCCCGGGGTAGGGCTCAAAACAGCAAACCTTGTCCTGACAGTGGGATTCGAAAAAGAGGGATTTTGTGTCGACATCCACGTGCACCGCATTTTAAACCGGTGGGGAGTCATTCAGACACACTCGCCAGATGAAACCTACCACATTGTCGAGCCGGTCCTCCCCCGAAAATGGAAAAGGAGGGCAAACGCCCTCCTCGTCGCTTTCGGCCAGCACTTTTGCCGGCCAGTCTCTCCGTTTTGTTCGGTATGTCCTCTCCTACCGGACTGTAACCGTATCGAAGTGGATAAACACCGGTGA